The nucleotide sequence CGCCGTATTGTCTCTGATGGCGCGGGACGGACAACTGCCGCAAGTGCTCCACCAGGTCCTGCTCTATCCCGCAGTCGATCTCAGTGTCGAGGGAGAGAGCTACAAAGCGACCACGGCTGGGATGACGATTACGCCGGCAACAATGCGCTATTTCATCGACCACTATGCGCCGGACCCGGCAAGCCGCGAAGACTGGCGCTCATCGCCCCTCAAGTCTTCCTCGCTTGCCGGAGCGCCATCGGCGCTGGTCATGACGTGCGGACACGATCCGTTGCGCGAGGAAGGGCGAGCCTATGCTCGACGCCTCGAACAAGAAGGCGTGCCGGTGACAACGCTACATATGAGTGCGCATACTCATGGCATGCTGACCTTGAGCAAGGTGATTTCAGCAAGCGCGGGAGTTCTCGCATTCATCGGTGCTCATCTTCGCGACGTGTTCAACGTCGCCCATCAGAACGTACGAGGTGTTGACCAAGCGTGAAACGACAGACCAAGCTAACTTGGTCAATAAAACAAAAAGGGAGGGATACAATGAGTAAAACCACAGGCGGCATTGGACGACGTACTTTCATCGGAGGAACGATTGCGAGCGCCGGGGTGGCGATTACCGGCTTTCCTCATGTAGCCCGCGCACAAGCCAAAACGATCAAGGTCGGTATGCCGACCATCCTGTCCGGACGTGTGGCCCTTCTGGGTACATCGAGCCGAGCCGGCGTGCAGGTTGCCTTCAACCAGATCAACGAAGCAGGCGGCATCAATGGCCGAAAGCTGGAATTGGTCGACCGCGATTCAAAGGGACGCCCGGACGAAGCCGCGAAAGTCACGCGCGACCTCATCAACAATGACGGCTGCGAGATCATTATCGACGCCGAGGCATCCTCGGGATCGTTCGCCGTCCATGAAGTTATTCGCGACCTTGGTGTCCTGTGCCTTCACACCTGCTCTGAATCATCGACTCTCACGGCCGATCCCAAACAGTTCGTCAAGACCGCGTTCCGTTGCGCACGTCAGGGCATCCATGACGCAGTCGCAGGCGGTTCGTACGCAGCCAAGATTGCCAAGGAGAAAGGCCTGAAGCGCTGGGCTACCTGCTCGCCCGACTACGCTTACGGGCGGGATAATACAGGGGAGTTCATCGAATACGCCAAGATCTTCGAACCTTCAATCGAGGTGGTGGATCAACTTTGGCCGAAGTTGTTTGCACCAGACTATACCGAGAGCATCACCAAGCTGCTGCAGACCAAACCGCAAGCGGTCTATTCGGCGCTTTGGGGCGGCGATCTCGTGGCATTCATCGAGCAATCGAACCTTTACCGGCTGTTCCAGAACACAGCCTTCTTCTCCGGCGGTCTCGGCGACCCGCCGCTTTTGACCGCTATCAAACAGCTGCCGACAGGCCTTAACACTGTCTATCGTTACAGCAAGGAATATCCCCCGCATCCGGAGAACAAGGCATTCTACGAGGCCTATGTAAAAATCGCCAAACAGGAGCCCACCAACTGGAGCTGGCAGAATTTCGTCGGCGCCAACTTCATCATCGAGGCGTTGCGCCGGACCAACGGCAAGACCGATGGCGCTGCGCTCGCTGGTGAGGTCGAGGGCATGCAACTCAAGACGCCACTCGGCGTCGATGGCACGATCACGATGCGCGCCAAGGATCACACGATCATCAACTATCCGGTCGCCTGGGGCAAAACCATACCAAAGGATCCCTGGGTCATCGATTATGTCAACATGGAATGGTCGAAGATCCTCGAGCACGAGCAGCAGTGGAAAAAGGCGAAGGGATACGCCTGATCTCTCCAGTTCAGGGCAATCTGCCCTTGATGCATGTTATGGCCGGGCGCGAGCCCGGCCATGAGCGATTTGCGGAAGTGACCGCAAAAACAAGATCTGGAGGGATATCGTGAATCTCGAGGCTTTGGCTGGCTGCTTCTCGTCGAGCGCTTGCGTCGTTACACAGCTATCGACAGCGCTCATCGTAGGCATGCTGCTTTTCATGGTGGCGTCCGGCCTGTCGTTGATCTTCGGCGTGCTCGGCGTCATCAATTTCGCGCATGGCGCATTTTATATGGTCGGCGCCTATCTCGCGTACGCAACCTATCAGGTGACATCAAGTTTCACTCTGGCATTCCTGGCTGGCGCGATCGGAGTGGGCATCATCGGCGTCATCTTCGAACGTTTCGCGATGAGCAAGGTCTACGGCAGCGACATCCTCATGCAGTTGCTCGTCTGTTATGCGATTATTCTTATCTTTGATGATCTTGTGAAAATGCTGGCCGGCCCTGAATACAAGATGATGGGCATGCCGGAATCGTTTGCATTGCCTCCGATTGAATTCCTGGGTGGCTTCATACCCGCCTACTACGTGTTCATGATCGGGGCGAGCCTCTCCATCGGCGCCATCCTATGGCTGGCCATCAACAAGACGCGCGTCGGAAAAATTGTGCGAGCGCTCGCAGTCAATCCGCAAATGGTCGGAGCACTCGGCATCAATACGACGTTGCTCTACGCCGGGGTCTTCGCCGTCGGAAGTTCACTGGCGGGCGTCGCCGGCGCCCTTGCAGCGCCCACGCGTACACTGACACCCGGCATGGGCCTCTCAATCCTGATCGAAAGCTTCATCGTGACGATCATCGGCGGCATGGGATCGATAGCAGGCGCGCTGATTGCTGCGCTTCTGATCGGCTTCACGCGAGCCTTCGGGGCGATCGGGTTTCCCCTGTTCGTGGATGGTTTGATGTTCGGAATGATGGCGCTCGTGTTGATCTTCAAGCCAAGCGGCCTGCTCGGCCGGGAGGCGGCACGATGAGGCCGGGCCTTCTGCGCGACCTCGCGGCTGGACTGGCGCTTCTGCTGGTCTTACTTGTTTTGCCTTTCATCTTTACCAAGCCCGCCATAAGAGATTTTCTTATCTACGTGATGGCCTATGGCCTTCTGGCAACATCTCTCAACCTGCTGGTCGGCCTGACCGGGCTCGTGTCATTCGGACACGCGGCCTACTTTGCGTCTGGCGCCTACATGTTCGGCCTGCTGATGCAGACCGGAAAGGTGTCGATCCCGGTCGCGATCATGGCAACAGTTGCTGGCACAGCTCTCCTTGCTCTGGTTATTGGAGCGATCTGCGTCCGGTTGAAGGAAATCTATTTCTCCTTCATCACACTGGCGTTTCAGATGTTCATTCACTCGATCATTCTCACGTGGGTGAATTTGACCGGCGGAGATCAGGGCCTTCGCGGCGGGATACCGCGCCCGACCTTTCTGGGCATCGATCTGAACAATGGAATGACGCTCTATATTTTTTGCGTTGTTGTCTTCATCATCTGCATCGCGATCATGCGGCAGGTTTGGCAATCTCCGTTCGGCTACACGCTGCGATTGATCCGGGACAACCCGACCCGCGCCAACTTCATCGGCGTCGACATCATACGAATGAAGCTTGGAATCTTCGTCATCGCAGGCGCGATGGCGAGCGTCGCCGGCATTCTGCTCGCACTTTTCGTCTCCGGAGCTTATCCGGAATTCGGATTCTGGACGACGTCGGGCGAAGCCATCTTCATGATCATGCTCGGCGGAAGCCAGCTCTTTATCGGACCCATGATCGGCGCCGTTCTCCTTCGCCTGCTGGAGCATTTCGTCACGGTCTACACCGAGTATCATGGCCTCGTTCTCGGTGTGGTCATCCTCGCGATCGTGTTGGGCCTGCGACAGGGCATTGCGGACTACATCGCCGACTGGCTTGAGCGGCGACGTACCACCAGATCTGCAGCGACCCAGACCAGCGTGCTCCCAAGCAAGGAAAGCGCCTGATGCTGAGCGTAAAGAACCTCACAAAAAGCTTTGGCGGCGTGCAGGCAAGCCGCGATATCTCCATCGATTTTCCGGATGGTTCGCTGACTGCCATCATCGGTCCGAATGGGGCCGGCAAGACGACCTTCTTCAACCTGATATCAGGGGCTTTCCCGGCGGATTCGGGACAGGTGATCTTTGACGGTCAGGATATCGTCGGCAAATCCAGCCTTGAGATCGTGCGGCTCGGCATGGTCCGTGCCTTCCAGGTTGCTGCGCTGTTTCCCAGCCTCAGCGTTTCAGATGCGATCACGGCCGCCGTCACATCGCATCAAAGGCGCTCCGCAGCGTTGTTTCGCAGCTTCCCTCTGGAGGGAACA is from Afipia massiliensis and encodes:
- a CDS encoding branched-chain amino acid ABC transporter permease, which gives rise to MNLEALAGCFSSSACVVTQLSTALIVGMLLFMVASGLSLIFGVLGVINFAHGAFYMVGAYLAYATYQVTSSFTLAFLAGAIGVGIIGVIFERFAMSKVYGSDILMQLLVCYAIILIFDDLVKMLAGPEYKMMGMPESFALPPIEFLGGFIPAYYVFMIGASLSIGAILWLAINKTRVGKIVRALAVNPQMVGALGINTTLLYAGVFAVGSSLAGVAGALAAPTRTLTPGMGLSILIESFIVTIIGGMGSIAGALIAALLIGFTRAFGAIGFPLFVDGLMFGMMALVLIFKPSGLLGREAAR
- a CDS encoding ABC transporter substrate-binding protein; the encoded protein is MKRQTKLTWSIKQKGRDTMSKTTGGIGRRTFIGGTIASAGVAITGFPHVARAQAKTIKVGMPTILSGRVALLGTSSRAGVQVAFNQINEAGGINGRKLELVDRDSKGRPDEAAKVTRDLINNDGCEIIIDAEASSGSFAVHEVIRDLGVLCLHTCSESSTLTADPKQFVKTAFRCARQGIHDAVAGGSYAAKIAKEKGLKRWATCSPDYAYGRDNTGEFIEYAKIFEPSIEVVDQLWPKLFAPDYTESITKLLQTKPQAVYSALWGGDLVAFIEQSNLYRLFQNTAFFSGGLGDPPLLTAIKQLPTGLNTVYRYSKEYPPHPENKAFYEAYVKIAKQEPTNWSWQNFVGANFIIEALRRTNGKTDGAALAGEVEGMQLKTPLGVDGTITMRAKDHTIINYPVAWGKTIPKDPWVIDYVNMEWSKILEHEQQWKKAKGYA
- a CDS encoding branched-chain amino acid ABC transporter permease, giving the protein MRPGLLRDLAAGLALLLVLLVLPFIFTKPAIRDFLIYVMAYGLLATSLNLLVGLTGLVSFGHAAYFASGAYMFGLLMQTGKVSIPVAIMATVAGTALLALVIGAICVRLKEIYFSFITLAFQMFIHSIILTWVNLTGGDQGLRGGIPRPTFLGIDLNNGMTLYIFCVVVFIICIAIMRQVWQSPFGYTLRLIRDNPTRANFIGVDIIRMKLGIFVIAGAMASVAGILLALFVSGAYPEFGFWTTSGEAIFMIMLGGSQLFIGPMIGAVLLRLLEHFVTVYTEYHGLVLGVVILAIVLGLRQGIADYIADWLERRRTTRSAATQTSVLPSKESA